The Ailuropoda melanoleuca isolate Jingjing chromosome 4, ASM200744v2, whole genome shotgun sequence region ATGTGGCCAGCTCTTGCCAAGAAATTGtatccagccccgtgtcagggaAACAAAGCCTGTGAATCATTTATAACTGCCACATCTCAAACCCTGTGTTTGCTGGATAATATAGCAGAGATGACGTTTCAAAATATCACCTAGGAAGGCATGTGGAGAGGTACCTACTTCTTGCCACTTATTCAGGGCAGATGTTCTGTCCCTGATGGAGTTCCTCACTCTTGCCCTACCAAACGGATACTCTTTGTCTTTGGGGAGAGAATGAAGATGGGGGACCCTGCCCAGAGTGACTGGCAGTTTAGAAAGTTATCTAAATCTCGCTTTCCTTCTGCTGGGCAGCACCCTGACTTTGTTTCCCATCCCTGTCTCCCCAGTTCTCTTTCCTGATGACCGAGGCACTGCTGGTGTTCTCTCCTGAGAGTTCGCTGCTGCGTTCCCTCTCCCGGAAGGGCCGAGCGCGCTGCCACTGGGTGCTGCAGCTGCTGGCCCTGCTGTGTGCGCTGCTGGGCCTAGGACTTGTCATCCTCCACAAGGAACAGCTTGGCAAAGCCCACCTGGCCACGTGGCATGGGCGGGCAGGGCTGACTGCCGTGCTGTGGGCAGGGTTGCAGTGCTCGGGTGGGGTGGGGCTCCTCTACCCCAAACTGCTGCCCCGATGGCCCCTGGCGAAGCTCAAGCTATACCACGCCACTTCCGGGCTAGTGGGCTACCTTCTGGGTAGTGCCAGCCTCCTGTTGGGCATGTGTTCACTCTGGTTCACCGCCACAGTCACTGGTGGGGTCTGGTATCTGGCTGTGCTGTGTCCTGTCATTACGAGCTTGGTCATCATGAGTCAGGTGAGCAACGCCTACCTGTACCGCAAAAGGATCCAGCCGTGAGCTCCTCCCAGCCTAGAAGCCTGGATTTGCCCCTCAGTGTAGCAGCTGGGGCTGGGACCTCCTGGACTCTCTCAGCTAAGTCGTGGGGACACCTCAGGCACCGGGGCAGTCTAGAGTACGAGTCTTGTGTGTGACATGTTTGCTTGCTCCCCATCCTGCAGtgcttcccctttccttctgtaCCGTCCCAAAGGAGCTTATGGATGACGTGTCTGGATGAAGCTGGGGTTGCGAGACTACTTCCCCAGCAACTGAACTCATACTTGTACTGGTATGTCCAGAAattacaggagagaaaaaagcaaaataaaaaagaatgactgaaAAGACTGGATGGGAGGAGTAGCTTAGAGTTGGGGAACAGTTCTCGCTAATGCTGTCAGCATGAAAAAACAGGCAGCTGGGCAAGATGGGGACCCTTGTCCCTGGCTGCTCACTGAGGGGCTGAAGCTCTCCCAGCACACGAGCTCCTAGGATCTGGCTGCTGAGTGGCCTGTGCCACCAGGGCCCTAGAGCTGTAGCTGTGGGTGGTATAGCTCTGTGTCCTTCCAGTCCCCCAGCTGCCCACTGTGCTGGCATCTCCAGATTGTGGTGGTTAGATGTGGACAGTGACAGGGTGGCTGTCAAGCAGTGAGAACTCTGTTTCAGAGGGGAGCCATCAATAAGAACAGCTCTTTATGACAGAGGGGCCCTCAACCATCACATCCTCTGTGGGCCTCCCTCACTgggaatcagagggagagaaaatgagtaaGGATGTGAAATGATAGCTCTGGGAAGGTTGTTTTAACAGTGCGCATGTGGTGGTAAGGGGGAGTGGGAGTCATAGGCTTCTTATTCAGCTGGAGTTGCCATGGAGACCAAGCCCTTGAACCTAGAGTAAAGTCCCTAACTTTGCACTTGAACATGATGACGGGGCTGCACAACGTGGTCTGACAGAGCCCAGGAGCCATACCTCAAAGAACTGCTTTATTGATAATGCGAGGCCGGGCTTGGCTGCCCACTCAAGTGGTCCTGTAGAAAATACTTAGGAGCTGTGGCTCTTCTGGCCCAGAAGCAGCTACAGCCACAGCAGAGGGAATCAGAAATCTTCACATGAACATAGTCTTTCTGAGGGTGGGCAGGGAATTGCAGCCCTGCACTGGCTGGACCCCCAGAATGTTTTTGGCAAATCCTTGCCTTGGCTCAGGGCTCTTGGCAACCAGTATCAGGCATAAGGGTTGGCCCAGGAGCGGTGGCACCAGTGTCCCTGTAGCCACTTGCTTGGGGCTCTCTGTTGAGGTACAGTCTTACCTAGATGACCTGGGCTGGCTGATGGTTCAGAGGCCCCACGCCTAGCATAGTGGTTGTCTGGAGTCGGAACCAGGTAGCAAGAGTCCCGGGTAGTGTTGGCGAGAAATAGCAGAAGGCTGTGGAAACCCCCAGCaggccttcttccctctcctcagagCAGTCAGTGCCCTGGAGTAGCTGAGAGGTGTCAAGGGGGAGCTTGGGAGAGAAGGTGCTACACTCAAGGTGGTCTGGAGTTACAGCTTCGGGGGAGCTGCCTCGAAGGTGATCAGGCTGGATTCTGGGGCAGCCCCCTTTCCCGGGAGCGTGGGGGCCTTGTCTGAGGGTAGGGGGCTATCCACCttggcccctgcctcctcttcATCGTCGTCCATATTTGGCCAGACGGACTGGTCCTCCACTCTCTTCAGCCGCTCATTGAGGGCCTTCAGGGCCAACTGCCTGGAGCCAGAGGAGATATGACAAGTCACTTTGGGTTTGGACTTGGCTCATGCCCTATATTCTTCCCCCATGAAGCTGACTCCCCCTACCACCCAGACTTCTCTCAGAATTCCATGTATTCCCCTTCACCATGAAGGGCCCAGGGCTCCCTAGGGACTGGATAGGGCCCACTCTGCCATCAGAATGAGGACCCAGAGGCTACACAGAGCCTTCCCTTCATAGTCCGGGCACCTCCAGGCTGAGAAGGCCAGCAGGGTGTCTGCCAGAGTGCCCACCAGCCCAGCCTCAGGAATGATTCTGAGGGTGGTGCCTAAGCATGGGCAGAGCTGGTACC contains the following coding sequences:
- the LOC100463916 gene encoding cytochrome b561 domain-containing protein 2; the encoded protein is MALSVETESHIYRALRTASGAAAHLVALGFTIFVAVLARPGSSLFSWHPMLMSLAFSFLMTEALLVFSPESSLLRSLSRKGRARCHWVLQLLALLCALLGLGLVILHKEQLGKAHLATWHGRAGLTAVLWAGLQCSGGVGLLYPKLLPRWPLAKLKLYHATSGLVGYLLGSASLLLGMCSLWFTATVTGGVWYLAVLCPVITSLVIMSQVSNAYLYRKRIQP